A genome region from Bacillaceae bacterium IKA-2 includes the following:
- a CDS encoding spore germination protein, translating to MFYGRKNNKKVGKAMFKKRSKKDLSKDSSPLKDLLPKQKNTLKPFSENLHEIKQRIEEIFGDTADLMIEDIQIGQRKGILCYLTTMTDWQAVTSKVLDPILNTAVKKDNITSESEWKNFGRETFSGSQHSFIEFELQTIENIINGYACIFIEGMKLILSIQIQATGKRAIEEPSTQTVVRGPKDGFIEDIETNISLIRKKIKNPALRFQSYTIGKETSTRVYLAYVDGIINLKILEEIRKRIGDVKTNALFDSGILEEFVEDKSFTPFPLVYNSERPDVVAAHLISGKFALFVDGSPFILTAPTIFSDFLSMSEDYYQPFLMGSFIRLIRYFSFLLALLLPSLYVAVSTFHYEMIPTQLLISIISQREGIPFPAVIEALMMESRFGMEKHQTIISVCFGAGCQTLTFTLQKFAKKSSTLANFG from the coding sequence TTGTTTTATGGAAGAAAAAACAACAAAAAAGTAGGGAAAGCGATGTTTAAAAAGCGGTCAAAAAAAGATCTTTCAAAAGACAGTTCTCCTCTTAAAGACTTATTACCGAAGCAGAAAAATACTTTAAAACCATTTAGTGAAAATTTACATGAAATCAAGCAGCGAATTGAAGAAATCTTTGGAGATACTGCTGATTTAATGATCGAAGACATTCAGATCGGGCAGCGAAAAGGTATACTTTGTTATTTAACGACCATGACTGATTGGCAGGCAGTAACAAGTAAGGTGTTAGACCCGATCTTAAATACCGCTGTTAAAAAAGATAACATTACCTCAGAATCTGAATGGAAAAATTTTGGAAGAGAGACTTTTTCAGGATCTCAACACAGCTTCATCGAATTTGAGTTGCAAACTATTGAAAATATAATAAACGGTTATGCCTGTATTTTTATTGAAGGAATGAAGCTAATTTTATCGATTCAAATACAAGCCACTGGAAAACGCGCCATAGAAGAACCCAGTACCCAAACGGTCGTTCGCGGTCCTAAAGATGGCTTTATTGAAGACATTGAAACCAATATAAGCTTAATTCGGAAAAAAATAAAAAATCCAGCACTGCGTTTTCAATCTTATACAATTGGTAAAGAAACATCTACACGAGTTTATCTCGCTTACGTAGATGGTATTATCAACCTAAAAATTTTAGAAGAAATTCGAAAAAGAATTGGCGATGTTAAAACTAATGCTCTATTTGATTCAGGAATTTTAGAAGAATTTGTAGAAGATAAATCATTTACCCCTTTTCCATTAGTGTATAACAGTGAAAGGCCTGATGTTGTCGCTGCCCACTTGATTTCGGGGAAATTTGCCTTGTTTGTTGACGGAAGCCCTTTTATCCTTACTGCTCCGACAATATTTAGTGACTTCCTTTCTATGAGTGAAGACTATTATCAACCATTTTTGATGGGAAGTTTTATACGATTGATCAGATATTTTTCTTTTTTACTAGCGCTATTACTACCATCTCTTTACGTCGCTGTTAGTACCTTTCATTATGAAATGATCCCAACACAGCTATTAATTAGTATTATTTCCCAAAGGGAAGGGATTCCTTTTCCAGCTGTTATTGAAGCTTTAATGATGGAAAGTCGTTTTGGCATGGAAAAGCACCAAACAATTATTTCAGTGTGTTTTGGGGCGGGATGCCAGACTTTAACTTTTACACTCCAGAAGTTCGCCAAGAAGTCATCAACTTTGGCGAATTTTGGTTAG
- a CDS encoding alpha-amylase family glycosyl hydrolase, which translates to MPDFNFYTPEVRQEVINFGEFWLDEIGVDGFRLDAAKHIFPKDKSENLIWWSEFRTAMEKVNPDVFLVGEVWDLPQVAGPYLEDGLHSTFNFDLAEDILKAARSERGGSVVSKLIRTLSQFERYSSDFVDSTFITNHDMNRIMSELRGNDEQAKMAASLLLTLPGSPFIYYGEEIGMQGTKPDEHIREPMLWYENKNGGQTTWIKPKFNIDPDAPSVETQLDDKNSLLHHYKKMIYLRRSQPTLLFGIIAESPIREQGSLAFKRIYNDEEFHIIHNLTKNDLEIALDSPEGEVIFASKDGYSVRNDAVFLPPYSTVIFEKSLK; encoded by the coding sequence ATGCCAGACTTTAACTTTTACACTCCAGAAGTTCGCCAAGAAGTCATCAACTTTGGCGAATTTTGGTTAGATGAGATAGGTGTCGACGGATTTCGTTTAGATGCGGCTAAGCATATCTTCCCGAAAGATAAATCGGAAAATTTAATTTGGTGGAGTGAGTTCCGGACTGCTATGGAAAAAGTCAACCCAGACGTGTTTCTTGTTGGTGAAGTTTGGGATCTTCCTCAAGTTGCAGGTCCCTATTTAGAAGACGGTCTTCACTCAACATTTAACTTTGATTTAGCAGAGGATATCTTAAAAGCGGCTAGATCAGAGCGGGGCGGATCTGTTGTTAGCAAATTAATTCGCACTCTTAGTCAGTTTGAAAGGTATTCTAGTGATTTTGTCGATTCAACTTTTATTACGAATCATGATATGAATCGTATTATGAGTGAATTAAGAGGAAATGACGAACAAGCAAAAATGGCTGCCTCACTTTTACTAACTTTACCAGGAAGCCCATTCATTTATTATGGTGAAGAAATTGGGATGCAAGGCACAAAGCCAGATGAGCATATTCGCGAGCCGATGCTTTGGTATGAAAACAAAAATGGTGGCCAAACAACATGGATTAAGCCAAAATTTAATATTGATCCAGATGCCCCGTCTGTTGAAACACAGCTTGACGATAAAAATTCGTTACTACATCACTATAAAAAAATGATTTACCTTCGCCGATCTCAACCTACTTTACTATTTGGAATTATTGCTGAATCTCCAATTAGGGAACAAGGAAGTCTCGCTTTTAAACGTATATACAATGATGAAGAGTTTCATATCATTCACAACCTTACAAAAAATGATCTCGAAATTGCTCTCGATAGTCCTGAGGGTGAAGTCATCTTTGCTTCTAAAGATGGGTATTCTGTTCGGAATGACGCCGTATTCCTCCCGCCGTATTCTACAGTTATTTTCGAAAAAAGTTTAAAATAA
- a CDS encoding methyl-accepting chemotaxis protein, whose amino-acid sequence MLSLRIKILSGFGIILLLLLIVSSYSIFNNTKINSNVEQMIENDLQRLATSDFLAINMAERLALVRGYILIGDKDYKQRYMELTEESAAIEKQLLALTDNETIHDLIEKSQRWDLLIIERIIPMYEENGRDTAVMSIQYQVDPLAEEVIEGYRLLAKSGQDEIISNGREIIKNGHNLVIFNIIATLIAIILSVVVAMVTAGKIVNPILAVVSRVEQIAKGDLTGNTIENHPNDELGRLTASTNDMACNLRNLLTQTTNTSDQVAAASEQLTANSEQTTIATKQIVATIQEVARGADTTVNGTKESARAMEEMTMGIQRIAESSSIVSESSFEATKEAEEGNKSLHRVIEQMKTISDAVKEATTIIGRLGERSSEIGSIVGVITNISKQTNLLALNAAIEAARAGEHGKGFAVVADEVRKLAEGSQKSAAQISLVIQEIQDETTFAVKTMDNGSKEVESGIQVVEETGLAFEKILAAIQNVSTQIQEVSATAEEMSASSEQVSASVDEMAHVAIETSESFQTVASGAEQQLFSMEEIKTSASSLSTLAQELQDEIRKFKL is encoded by the coding sequence ATGTTAAGCTTACGGATAAAAATTTTAAGTGGTTTCGGTATTATTCTTTTATTACTTTTGATCGTATCATCGTATAGTATCTTTAATAACACGAAAATAAATAGTAATGTTGAACAAATGATTGAAAATGATCTGCAAAGATTAGCAACTAGTGATTTTTTAGCTATTAATATGGCTGAAAGGTTAGCCTTAGTAAGGGGTTATATTCTTATTGGAGACAAAGACTATAAGCAGCGTTATATGGAGCTTACTGAAGAGAGTGCTGCGATCGAAAAACAGCTCTTAGCGCTTACTGATAATGAAACAATTCACGATTTAATTGAAAAAAGTCAAAGATGGGATCTTTTGATTATTGAAAGAATAATTCCAATGTATGAAGAAAACGGAAGAGATACTGCTGTCATGAGTATTCAGTATCAAGTTGATCCATTAGCAGAGGAAGTCATTGAAGGATACCGGCTTTTAGCTAAATCAGGGCAAGACGAAATTATTAGTAATGGCAGAGAGATCATTAAGAATGGGCATAATCTAGTTATTTTTAATATCATTGCCACATTAATTGCGATCATATTATCCGTTGTTGTTGCAATGGTTACTGCTGGGAAAATTGTAAATCCAATTTTAGCTGTTGTTAGTAGAGTTGAGCAAATAGCTAAAGGTGATTTGACAGGCAATACAATCGAAAATCATCCAAATGATGAGTTAGGACGTCTGACAGCATCAACAAATGATATGGCATGTAACCTTCGCAACTTACTTACACAAACGACAAATACATCTGATCAAGTTGCGGCTGCATCAGAACAATTAACGGCAAACTCAGAGCAAACAACAATAGCTACAAAGCAAATTGTTGCGACAATTCAGGAGGTTGCCCGAGGAGCAGATACAACAGTTAATGGAACAAAAGAAAGCGCTCGTGCTATGGAAGAAATGACAATGGGTATTCAAAGAATTGCAGAATCTTCCTCAATTGTTTCCGAAAGCTCTTTTGAAGCAACAAAAGAAGCAGAGGAAGGAAATAAGTCATTACACCGTGTTATTGAACAAATGAAGACAATTAGTGATGCTGTTAAAGAAGCGACAACAATTATCGGCAGATTAGGAGAACGATCTTCAGAAATCGGAAGTATCGTAGGAGTGATTACAAATATTTCAAAGCAAACAAATTTATTAGCGTTAAATGCTGCAATTGAAGCGGCTCGCGCCGGAGAACATGGCAAAGGTTTTGCTGTTGTTGCCGATGAAGTTCGTAAACTTGCCGAAGGATCACAAAAGTCTGCTGCTCAAATATCATTAGTTATTCAAGAAATACAAGATGAAACAACTTTTGCTGTTAAAACAATGGACAATGGTAGCAAGGAAGTTGAGTCAGGGATTCAGGTTGTCGAAGAAACTGGCTTAGCATTTGAAAAAATATTAGCAGCCATTCAAAATGTTTCAACTCAAATTCAAGAGGTTTCTGCAACAGCTGAAGAAATGTCAGCAAGTTCAGAACAAGTTAGTGCCTCTGTAGATGAAATGGCTCATGTTGCGATTGAAACTTCGGAGAGTTTTCAAACTGTAGCATCAGGGGCTGAACAACAATTATTTTCTATGGAAGAAATTAAAACATCGGCAAGTAGCTTAAGTACCTTAGCTCAAGAATTACAAGATGAAATTCGTAAGTTTAAGCTCTAA
- a CDS encoding endospore germination permease: MKKELVEKISLFQLFVLIIIFQIGSAVVVGVAKEAKQDAWIAILIASVIGALIIYIYSFILSYDEGKNLFEIIGQIFGRIVAIIISFIYITYFFYIASRVLRDFLELLITYIYPNTPIAVLALTFMFVVAYVVYLGPEVIGRTVEAFIPYIVIFLLLTCIFLFAGGEINAANLKPILAEGFAPIFEAIFPGLIGFPFGEAIVLTMIMAISTKFEHVSKVSVGAVITAGILLALIKIIKLSVLGINLSERAAFPLLTAAREISFAEFVERIDSLIIFVMMLGIFIKVSLFFYGGLKGLEYVFKTPYRYFSIPMGILIAIFSILIASNYAEHLEEGLRFVPMYMHMPLQIGIPGILAVIVLWKKKQQKSRESDV, encoded by the coding sequence GTGAAAAAAGAACTAGTAGAAAAAATAAGCCTATTTCAACTATTTGTTCTTATCATTATTTTTCAGATTGGTTCAGCAGTTGTTGTTGGCGTCGCAAAAGAAGCCAAGCAAGACGCCTGGATCGCGATTTTAATTGCAAGCGTCATTGGCGCTCTTATCATTTATATTTATTCTTTCATTCTATCCTATGATGAAGGTAAGAATTTATTTGAAATCATCGGACAAATATTTGGGAGGATTGTAGCTATTATCATTTCCTTCATTTATATCACTTATTTTTTTTACATTGCTTCTCGAGTATTACGAGACTTTTTGGAATTGCTTATTACATATATTTATCCCAATACCCCTATCGCAGTGTTAGCACTTACATTTATGTTTGTTGTTGCTTATGTCGTTTACTTAGGGCCGGAAGTTATTGGCAGAACCGTTGAAGCATTTATACCCTACATCGTTATTTTTCTATTACTGACCTGCATCTTTCTCTTTGCTGGCGGTGAAATTAACGCTGCTAACCTCAAACCTATTTTGGCGGAAGGGTTTGCACCCATTTTTGAAGCCATTTTCCCTGGACTCATCGGCTTTCCATTTGGAGAAGCAATCGTACTTACAATGATCATGGCAATTTCTACTAAATTTGAGCATGTATCAAAAGTAAGTGTGGGGGCTGTAATAACTGCGGGCATATTATTAGCATTGATAAAAATAATTAAATTATCTGTGTTAGGCATTAATTTATCAGAAAGAGCAGCCTTTCCGCTTTTAACCGCCGCAAGAGAAATTTCTTTTGCTGAGTTCGTTGAGCGGATTGATTCCCTGATTATTTTCGTGATGATGTTAGGTATTTTCATTAAAGTAAGCTTATTTTTTTATGGTGGATTAAAAGGGCTGGAATATGTTTTTAAGACTCCATATCGCTATTTTTCAATACCTATGGGGATATTGATTGCGATATTCTCAATTTTAATTGCTTCGAACTATGCAGAACATCTTGAAGAAGGATTACGATTTGTACCAATGTATATGCATATGCCATTACAAATTGGGATTCCCGGAATTTTAGCAGTTATTGTTTTATGGAAGAAAAAACAACAAAAAAGTAGGGAAAGCGATGTTTAA